The following are encoded together in the Poseidonibacter lekithochrous genome:
- a CDS encoding DUF2357 domain-containing protein: MKIFEDELKTIRVDNQLLENKTYYIDFESASSNAILEELTKTKLKNFVNWQRGNQFASIAIKNFIGNIYFFGNTYDVKSSKFLTELSGSDQFQTLLNDIQSLSKNVIFSYSSPSFVMREVDFTDIQPSLLLIFNYYKQIILQWGHTKNLESSFLRIINNPNFKYEHNYKMEHIHKITKVDRKTLSSLAKDSKYYIKIDESKNHLLTLPITNFISKNSNDNYFPQKTLIKKKYLSYNTLENQFVKFFFEYIESISYQLNGVKNLPENVFKEIEDVLSFCHMTLRNPFFKDIGQMQTIPINSTVLQSRAGYKDILDHFTRSRFGIKHVFDEFIQESMSIDLKRISDLYEYWVFYQIAISFLGNDIIIEQQDIVLKDGNVSYGICFKNKDMSVYYNYTESRSRKTTYSVSLRPDTMVKIKKDNKTIKLIFDAKYKVKNKSTEEGIERHIKPEDIYKMHTYLDAIENSLFAVAIYPGTEFYFYERIAGSQIRTNVESIETFNGVGAIPLIPNDRDSLNQFDQFVLKLKELI, from the coding sequence ATGAAAATATTTGAAGATGAATTAAAAACGATAAGAGTCGATAATCAGTTATTAGAGAATAAAACATATTATATAGATTTCGAATCTGCCAGCTCGAATGCTATATTAGAGGAATTAACAAAAACAAAACTTAAGAATTTTGTTAATTGGCAAAGGGGAAATCAATTTGCATCTATTGCCATTAAAAACTTTATTGGTAATATATATTTTTTTGGTAATACATATGATGTAAAAAGTAGCAAATTTCTAACTGAGCTGTCAGGTTCTGATCAATTCCAAACACTCCTAAATGATATTCAAAGTTTATCGAAAAATGTAATTTTTAGTTATAGTTCACCTTCTTTTGTTATGAGAGAAGTTGACTTTACAGATATTCAACCTAGTCTATTATTAATATTTAATTATTACAAACAGATTATTTTACAATGGGGACATACTAAAAATCTTGAATCAAGCTTCCTCCGTATAATTAATAACCCAAACTTTAAATATGAACATAATTATAAAATGGAACATATTCACAAAATAACGAAAGTTGATAGAAAAACACTTTCATCTTTGGCAAAAGACTCTAAATACTACATAAAAATAGATGAAAGTAAAAATCACTTATTAACCCTTCCTATTACTAATTTTATCTCTAAAAATTCAAATGACAACTATTTCCCTCAAAAAACTTTAATTAAAAAAAAGTATTTAAGTTATAATACTTTAGAAAATCAATTTGTGAAATTCTTTTTTGAATATATTGAAAGTATTTCTTACCAATTAAATGGTGTGAAAAATCTGCCAGAAAACGTCTTTAAGGAAATTGAAGATGTTCTTTCTTTTTGTCATATGACACTTAGGAATCCATTCTTCAAAGATATAGGACAAATGCAAACAATACCTATCAATTCTACTGTTTTACAAAGTAGAGCTGGATATAAAGATATATTAGATCATTTTACAAGAAGTCGTTTTGGTATCAAACATGTCTTTGATGAATTTATTCAAGAATCTATGTCAATTGATTTAAAACGTATTTCTGACCTTTATGAATACTGGGTATTTTATCAAATAGCAATCTCATTTTTAGGTAACGATATAATTATAGAACAACAAGACATTGTTCTCAAAGATGGTAATGTATCTTACGGCATATGCTTTAAAAATAAAGATATGTCAGTATATTACAATTATACAGAATCAAGATCAAGAAAGACTACATACAGTGTATCACTTAGACCAGATACTATGGTTAAGATTAAAAAAGATAATAAGACAATAAAATTAATTTTTGATGCTAAATACAAAGTAAAAAATAAATCAACTGAAGAAGGAATTGAAAGGCATATCAAGCCAGAGGATATTTACAAAATGCATACATATTTAGATGCTATTGAAAATTCTCTTTTTGCAGTTGCTATTTATCCAGGAACAGAATTTTATTTTTATGAAAGAATAGCGGGTTCTCAGATAAGAACTAATGTGGAATCTATCGAGACTTTTAATGGGGTAGGAGCAATACCCTTAATTCCTAATGATCGAGATTCGTTGAATCAATTTGATCAATTTGTTTTAAAACTAAAAGAATTAATTTAA
- a CDS encoding TIGR02757 family protein: MTDIKELLDQEVCNRNNNCELSYDKPDPLLVASRYKDEYIILLCALFAYGNARLIVKFLDSLDFSLLDADDKTIDKALDGYYYRFQNSEDVKTIFKVFAKMKKENSLNNIFVDAYKKENNILEGLDAVISKIHEIANYKSQGFTFLVSSPFKRDKEGNIKQIGNAPYKRWNMYLRWMVRKDNLDMGLWSGIDTKDLLLPLDTHTFKVSQKLGLLTRKTYDLKSAMLITEKLKDFDGNDPIKYDFALYRIGQEKIL, translated from the coding sequence ATGACAGATATAAAAGAACTTTTAGACCAAGAAGTATGTAATAGAAACAATAATTGTGAATTAAGCTATGACAAACCAGACCCACTACTAGTAGCTAGTAGATACAAAGACGAATATATAATACTTTTATGTGCACTTTTCGCATATGGAAATGCTAGATTAATAGTGAAGTTTCTAGATAGTTTAGATTTCTCATTATTAGATGCAGATGATAAGACTATTGATAAAGCCCTAGATGGATACTACTATAGATTCCAAAATAGTGAAGATGTAAAAACAATATTTAAAGTCTTTGCCAAAATGAAAAAAGAAAACTCTCTAAATAATATATTCGTAGATGCTTACAAAAAAGAAAACAATATTCTAGAAGGTTTAGATGCAGTAATATCAAAAATCCACGAAATAGCAAACTATAAATCTCAAGGTTTTACATTTTTAGTATCAAGTCCTTTCAAAAGAGACAAAGAAGGAAATATAAAACAAATAGGTAATGCCCCATATAAGAGATGGAATATGTACCTTCGATGGATGGTACGTAAAGATAATCTAGATATGGGATTATGGAGTGGGATAGATACAAAAGATTTATTATTACCACTAGATACTCATACTTTTAAAGTTTCTCAAAAATTAGGACTACTTACTAGAAAAACCTATGACTTGAAATCAGCTATGTTGATAACGGAGAAGTTGAAAGATTTTGATGGGAATGATCCAATTAAATATGATTTTGCTCTTTATCGGATTGGGCAAGAAAAGATACTATAG
- a CDS encoding nitroreductase family protein, with translation MNYNELKTLVQDARTTRRFKKDSSVSFEDLREILDLARITSSAKNVQPIKYILVTKEEDVLKLSTTAAWAAHLKEWDQSEDERPSAFILMLNDRMIDGFPMFDAGASFTAISLAAKAKGLSTCPMASINKELCKELFVIPDSFDVMIGIALGVGVEKVELVDAKNGDTNYYRLEDQTHCVPKRTLDQIIIGEY, from the coding sequence ATGAATTATAATGAACTAAAAACATTAGTACAAGATGCAAGAACTACAAGAAGATTCAAAAAAGATTCAAGTGTTAGTTTTGAGGACTTAAGAGAAATCCTAGACCTTGCTAGAATCACATCTAGTGCAAAAAATGTACAACCTATCAAATATATTTTAGTTACAAAAGAAGAAGATGTTTTAAAACTATCTACTACAGCAGCTTGGGCTGCACACTTAAAAGAATGGGATCAAAGTGAAGATGAAAGACCAAGTGCTTTTATTTTGATGTTAAACGACAGAATGATTGATGGTTTCCCAATGTTTGATGCAGGAGCATCTTTCACAGCTATTTCTCTTGCAGCTAAAGCAAAAGGACTATCTACTTGCCCAATGGCTTCAATAAACAAAGAGTTATGTAAAGAGCTATTTGTAATCCCAGATTCTTTTGATGTTATGATTGGAATTGCACTTGGTGTTGGAGTTGAGAAGGTAGAACTTGTAGATGCAAAGAATGGAGATACAAACTATTATAGATTAGAAGACCAAACACACTGTGTTCCAAAGAGAACTTTGGATCAAATTATCATAGGAGAGTACTAA
- a CDS encoding substrate-binding periplasmic protein: MNIKKHVFLYLFSILFSTIYLNANELRIITNEEPPTNYLDENQEIVGITVDVVKKLKEELKLDTQIEFMPWTKAYNIALEKPNIVIFTAGKTFERIKEGFHFIGPIVTKKHILFSKATKNIEVSTALDIKKQELKIGAMQNDWRSKYFKDKGLIVSDVLNHQENVNKLMIGKIDLLTSSSLEFPFIMQKANISMDKIKDSYVFKEFDSYIMISKETSRKDVKKWKLAFKKLQKTDFFKNTAKKWSEILDINLEYSKDKGFYKQ; encoded by the coding sequence ATGAATATTAAAAAGCATGTTTTCTTATATTTATTTTCTATACTATTTAGTACTATATACCTAAATGCAAACGAACTACGAATAATCACAAATGAAGAACCTCCGACAAATTACCTAGATGAAAATCAAGAAATTGTAGGTATTACAGTTGACGTAGTAAAAAAACTAAAAGAAGAACTAAAGCTCGATACTCAAATAGAATTTATGCCATGGACAAAGGCTTATAATATTGCATTAGAAAAACCAAATATTGTTATATTCACGGCTGGAAAAACATTTGAAAGAATAAAAGAAGGTTTTCATTTTATTGGTCCAATTGTTACAAAAAAACATATTCTATTCTCAAAAGCTACTAAAAATATCGAAGTTTCCACTGCACTTGATATCAAAAAACAAGAACTAAAAATTGGTGCCATGCAAAACGACTGGAGATCTAAATACTTCAAAGATAAAGGTCTTATAGTTTCAGATGTATTAAATCACCAAGAAAACGTAAACAAACTAATGATTGGAAAAATAGATTTATTAACCTCTTCTAGTTTAGAGTTTCCATTTATTATGCAAAAAGCAAATATATCTATGGATAAAATAAAAGACTCTTATGTATTCAAAGAGTTTGATAGTTATATTATGATCTCAAAAGAAACATCAAGAAAAGATGTCAAAAAATGGAAATTAGCTTTCAAAAAACTACAAAAAACAGACTTCTTTAAAAATACTGCAAAAAAATGGAGCGAGATTTTAGATATAAATCTTGAATACTCAAAAGACAAAGGCTTCTACAAACAATAA
- a CDS encoding SDR family NAD(P)-dependent oxidoreductase, with protein sequence MQNILITGCSTGIGLQTAITLRDNGYKVYPTARDEKDVESLKALGFEYARKLDVTIKEDITLAIHHIMQRDEKLDAVFNNAGYGQPGAVEDVSVDTLKEQFETNVFGLHEVTLQAMRIFREQGYGKIIQHSSVLGIISLKFRGAYNASKYAIEGLADTMRQEVLGTDIYISTINTGPVTSKFRENALKKFNANIDIEDSPFTEVYKKELKVRLENDKDNTPFNLPATSVAEIVFEIMKANKPKPRYYVTKATHILGFFKRILSTSLLDRLLNRI encoded by the coding sequence ATGCAAAATATATTAATAACTGGATGTTCAACAGGTATAGGACTTCAAACAGCTATTACACTAAGAGACAATGGATACAAAGTATATCCAACTGCAAGAGATGAAAAAGATGTAGAGTCACTAAAAGCTCTAGGTTTTGAATACGCTCGAAAACTTGATGTAACAATAAAAGAAGACATAACACTTGCAATTCATCACATTATGCAAAGAGATGAAAAACTAGATGCTGTATTTAACAATGCTGGATATGGACAACCAGGAGCAGTTGAAGATGTGAGTGTAGATACTCTAAAAGAACAGTTTGAAACTAATGTATTTGGTTTACATGAAGTTACACTTCAAGCTATGAGAATCTTCAGAGAGCAAGGTTATGGAAAAATCATCCAACACTCATCAGTATTAGGTATTATTTCACTTAAATTCAGAGGTGCTTACAATGCTAGTAAGTATGCTATTGAAGGACTTGCAGATACAATGAGACAAGAGGTTTTAGGAACAGATATTTATATCTCTACAATTAACACAGGTCCAGTTACTTCAAAGTTTAGAGAAAATGCTCTAAAAAAATTCAATGCGAATATAGATATAGAAGATAGTCCATTTACAGAAGTTTATAAAAAAGAGTTAAAAGTTAGACTTGAAAATGACAAAGATAATACGCCATTTAACTTACCTGCTACTTCAGTGGCAGAAATTGTTTTTGAGATTATGAAAGCAAATAAACCAAAACCAAGATATTATGTGACAAAAGCTACTCATATTTTAGGTTTCTTCAAACGAATCCTAAGCACTTCACTTTTAGATAGATTATTAAATAGGATATAA